In Desulfosporosinus youngiae DSM 17734, the genomic stretch CATGCTTGTGACAGCACTTGCCGACCATCTGGACGTTGATGTGCCTCAATTACCGATTGCAGTAACTGCTCCGGAATGGATGGAGCAGAAAGCGACGATTGACGGTGTGTTTGCCGTGGCCTATGGAGCATATACACACTTATCTCCGACTCCCTTCGTAACGGGTGCACCTCAACTGGTCAAGTTATTGACTCAAGATGTCGAAGGGCTGACCGGAGGGAAGGTCGCTCTGGGAGATGATCCCGTTGAAGTAGCCAATAATATTGAAGCCCATATTATGGCTAAACGAAAAGGGCTCGGTCTAAGCACGAACCAAGCAGCAAGGTGAACAAGAATATCGAACTAAGGGAGATGATTAGCTCATCTCTCTTAGTTCGTCGTCATCTATGCTTTCCAAGTTCAGTTATTTCTCTATCTGAACTAGAGGCTAAAGTAAGGATTATTGGTGCAAAAAGTACACAAACTATGAAAGAGACTTTAACAGCAGTTAGGAGTTACCTGCAAAAAAGAAACCAGAAGGGAAGTTAAGAGCATGAAAACTGATATCGAAATCGCCCAGGCAGCAGTTATGAAGCCAATCTTAGAGATTGCTAAAACCCTTGATTTGCAAGAAGATGAAGTGGAGTTATATGGCAAGTACAAAGCCAAGGTGAATTTGAGTGTTTGGAACCGCTTAAAGGATAAGCCTAATGGCAAGCTGATTTTAGTAACGGCTATCAATCCGACTCCTGCAGGAGAAGGTAAAACCACAACAACGGTGGGATTAGGGCAAGCGCTTTCCAAAATGGGCAAAAAGGCTATGATTGCGGTACGCGAACCATCCCTTGGACCTTGTTTCGGAGTTAAGGGCGGAGCGGCCGGAGGCGGGTATGCTCAAGTTGTGCCCATGGAAGATATTAATCTTCACTTTACCGGGGATTTCCATGCAATTACGTCAGCTCATAGTCTTTTAGCCGCGATGTTGGATAATAGTATTCAGCAGGGAAACCCTCTGAATATCGATCCCCGTCAAGTTGTTTTCCGTCGCGTGGTAGATATGAATGATCGGGCCCTGCGCAATATTGTTATAGGTTTGGGCGGCAAGATGGAAGGAGTTCCCCGCCAAAATGGCTATGATATTACTGTAGCCTCTGAAGTCATGGCAATCCTGTGTTTGGCCAGTGATCTAATGGATCTCAAAGAACGTTTTGGCAGGATTGTGGTAGCTTATACTTATGAAGGAAAGCCTGTAACCGCCCATGATTTAGAAGCTGAAGGGGCAATGGCACTTCTAATGAAAGACGCCATTAAACCAAATCTGGTTCAAACCTTGGAAAATACGCCGGTATTTATTCATGGCGGCCCATTTGCGAATATTGCCCATGGCTGCAACAGCATTATGGCAACGAAACTGGGCCTCAAGCTAGCGGATTATTTAGTTACAGAAGCCGGCTTTGGCGCCGACCTTGGAGCAGAAAAATTCTTTGATCTGAAGTGCCGCTTCGGTGGCTTGAAACCGGAGGCTGTGGTGATTGTGGCAACGGTTCGGGCCTTAAAAATGAACGGCGGGGTAGCCAAAGATCAATTGGGAAATGAAGACTTAGAGGCTTTGGCACGGGGTGTGGTCAACCTGGAGAAACATATCGAAAACATGGCCAAATTTGGGGTTCCGGCAGTTGTCGCGATTAACCGGTTCCCAACGGATACAGAAGCGGAGTTGAACCTGGTGCGGGACAGGTGTCAGCAATTAGGCGCGGAGGTAGCGCTTTCCGAAGTATTTACGCGGGGCGGAGAAGGCGGCGTGGAGCTTGCTGAAACCGTACTTTCCACACTGGAACGCAAAGTATCCAACTTCAGGGTTCTTTATGAATTAGAGCTGTCCATTGAGGAGAAAATCGGCAGAATAGCTAAAGAAATTTATGGGGCGGACGGAGTTAACTTTGATAAAACGGCTCAAGCTTCCATAAAGAAATATGTCGAGTTGGGGTATGGCAATTTGCCAATCTGCATGGCCAAAACACAATACTCTCTCACAGACGATGCCGCTCGATTAGGGCGGCCGACGGATTTCACGATCACCGTCCGGGAAGTTCGTCTTTCGGCCGGAGCGGGATTCCTGGTTGCAATTACCGGTGCAATTATGACCATGCCGGGACTGCCGAAACGGCCTGCAGCAACGAGAATGGATATTGATGCAGAAGGAAGAATCACGGGATTGT encodes the following:
- a CDS encoding formate--tetrahydrofolate ligase, coding for MKTDIEIAQAAVMKPILEIAKTLDLQEDEVELYGKYKAKVNLSVWNRLKDKPNGKLILVTAINPTPAGEGKTTTTVGLGQALSKMGKKAMIAVREPSLGPCFGVKGGAAGGGYAQVVPMEDINLHFTGDFHAITSAHSLLAAMLDNSIQQGNPLNIDPRQVVFRRVVDMNDRALRNIVIGLGGKMEGVPRQNGYDITVASEVMAILCLASDLMDLKERFGRIVVAYTYEGKPVTAHDLEAEGAMALLMKDAIKPNLVQTLENTPVFIHGGPFANIAHGCNSIMATKLGLKLADYLVTEAGFGADLGAEKFFDLKCRFGGLKPEAVVIVATVRALKMNGGVAKDQLGNEDLEALARGVVNLEKHIENMAKFGVPAVVAINRFPTDTEAELNLVRDRCQQLGAEVALSEVFTRGGEGGVELAETVLSTLERKVSNFRVLYELELSIEEKIGRIAKEIYGADGVNFDKTAQASIKKYVELGYGNLPICMAKTQYSLTDDAARLGRPTDFTITVREVRLSAGAGFLVAITGAIMTMPGLPKRPAATRMDIDAEGRITGLF